The genomic region CAATCTCTCAAACCGTAAAATCCTCTTGACCTGCTTTCGAATCGACGAATAATATCGGAAAGACCCCATGAAAAGGAGAGAAAATATGAGAAGGCAAAATGTCGTGCGGCTCACATTAGGAATTTTGTTAACGGCAGGCGGGTGCTCGGTATACAGGCCGACTCCAAAAGAACTCCCGAGCTGCGCCAAGGCGGTCGGCGGCGGTCTGAAAATCTCCTATGAAGCGCCGGAAGACGGCGTCTGCTATCTTGTGGACCAAAGACTGTACCGGCTTCTTATAACAGAAACAATCGAGACAGGCAGTACCTTTGAATTTGACGTATCCGAAACCGATCCGGAAACGCTGAAACGATATGAAATTGAGCCCGCCTCAAAACTTGTTCTGTATTTTGCTCCGAAATCCTGTCTGACCGGCCAGAAGAAACAGCCCTGAACGCCTTCCGGAGCGGCTGCACAAAACGGCCGAATAAGACCGCCGGAACCGCCGGACTGTCAGACAGAGGATTCCGCAGCGGCAACCGCATAGGCGACCCTGACGACATCGGCCATCGGGCCGACATCGTGAACGCGCAGGATCGAAGCCCCTTTGGCCGCCGCAAGGGCGACGGCGGCGGCGGTGCCGAACAGCCGTTCTTTGGGGTTCTCCCGGCCGGTAAGCTGACCGATAAACCGCTTGCGGCTGACACCGACCAGTACCCGATACCCCAGACCGACGAACTCCTCCAGATGCCCCAGCAGAAGAAGATTATGTTCCGTCGTCTTGCCGAAGCCGATGCCTGGGTCGAGGAAAATCCGTTCGCGGCGGATACCAACAGATTCGGCATATGCCGCCCGGCTCAGCAGGTACTCTTTCACCTCCGCAACCACATCGTCGTAGTGCGGCTTCTGCTGCATCGTTTCCGGGGTGCCCTGCATATGCATCAGGACAACCGGCAGCTGTCTGTCGGCAGCCAGGCGGGCCATTCGCTCGTCCGCCAGAGCAGTGATGTCGTTGAGGATAGAGGCCCCCGCCCGGACAGCCGCCTGGGCAACGTCAGGGTCTCTGGTGTCAATGCTGATGGGAATGCTCACCCCGCGGGCCAGTGCTTCAATGACAGGGACAGCCCGTCGAATCTGCTCGTCGGCAGGAACAGGCCGAGAGCCCGGCCGTGTGGATTCCGCCCCGACATCCAGAATGGCCGCCCCCTGCTGCGCCATTTGAACTCCGGCAGCAACGGCCTTGTCCGGTTCGAAAAAATCCCCCCCGTCGCTGAACGAGTCCGGCGTGACGTTCAGAATCCCCATCACCAGCGGGCCGGCGGAGAAATCCAGCCGACCGGCGGGCCAGACAACTACCTGCGGAAGAGATTCCATCGTGATTTTTCCATCTCCACCTGAAACCCGATGCCGGTCAGTTTGGCGGCCAGCGTATCAGCCCCTTTGGGCAGCTTGACCAGAGTATTCTGAAACTCCCTGCGAACAGGATAGTCCCTGCGGAGGCGGTCAAAGAAGGCCCCCTGCTGCTCGGCGGGCACCTGCAGGATTTCCCGCATATTGAAATCGTCACGCCCGATGGGATAGACCTGCTGGACGATTTCGTGCAGGAGGACCTCTTCAGATGCCGACTGAATCTGCTCCGGGGTGATTTCGATTTGCGGCACAGCCGGCGGCGGCAGAAAATCCTTTTCTGTATACTGGGGGTCCACATTCAGGAACTTGCAGGCGGCCCGGTAAATCATCAAAAGACCGTTTACCTTGCCGTCAAAC from Anaerohalosphaeraceae bacterium harbors:
- the folP gene encoding dihydropteroate synthase, which translates into the protein MESLPQVVVWPAGRLDFSAGPLVMGILNVTPDSFSDGGDFFEPDKAVAAGVQMAQQGAAILDVGAESTRPGSRPVPADEQIRRAVPVIEALARGVSIPISIDTRDPDVAQAAVRAGASILNDITALADERMARLAADRQLPVVLMHMQGTPETMQQKPHYDDVVAEVKEYLLSRAAYAESVGIRRERIFLDPGIGFGKTTEHNLLLLGHLEEFVGLGYRVLVGVSRKRFIGQLTGRENPKERLFGTAAAVALAAAKGASILRVHDVGPMADVVRVAYAVAAAESSV